A single genomic interval of Clostridium facile harbors:
- a CDS encoding prolipoprotein diacylglyceryl transferase: MLPTITIGDFTIAMYGLLILIGFALGCLVSVFRSSKCGVPKEDVFYSILFGAIGVVIGGKILYILTILKPLIEHFSELIQSPENILGLLGGGFVFYGGLFGGIIGVYLYSKIYRIPFYPLIQVMIPAIPLIHAFGRLGCFCAGCCYGIPFDPPIGMMFQASPVAPHDITLFPVQLLEAGLNLILFFVLYYGISRVENKISLLGFYLICYGVIRFITEFFRYDAERGSWLIFSTSQWISLLVVPCGIVLIIRQYKRYKARQNIN; encoded by the coding sequence ATGTTACCAACCATTACAATTGGAGATTTTACGATTGCGATGTATGGGCTGCTTATTTTAATTGGATTCGCCCTTGGATGTCTCGTATCTGTATTCCGTTCTTCAAAATGCGGTGTACCAAAAGAAGATGTTTTTTATTCTATATTATTTGGTGCTATTGGCGTCGTAATAGGTGGAAAAATCTTATATATCCTCACGATTCTAAAGCCACTCATTGAACATTTCTCTGAGTTAATCCAGTCTCCAGAGAACATATTGGGACTTTTAGGAGGGGGATTTGTCTTTTATGGTGGATTATTTGGTGGAATCATCGGTGTATATTTATACTCCAAAATATACCGTATTCCATTTTATCCTCTCATTCAAGTGATGATTCCAGCAATTCCATTAATTCATGCGTTTGGTAGACTAGGATGTTTCTGCGCTGGCTGTTGTTATGGTATTCCATTTGATCCACCAATTGGCATGATGTTTCAAGCATCCCCTGTAGCACCTCATGATATTACCCTATTTCCAGTACAATTGTTGGAAGCTGGTTTGAATTTAATTTTATTTTTTGTGCTGTATTATGGAATCAGCAGAGTCGAAAATAAGATTTCTCTACTTGGTTTTTATCTCATCTGTTATGGTGTAATCCGATTTATTACGGAATTTTTCCGTTATGACGCGGAACGGGGTTCCTGGCTCATCTTCTCCACCTCCCAGTGGATTAGCCTGCTTGTGGTTCCATGTGGTATTGTATTAATAATCAGACAATATAAACGGTATAAAGCCAGACAAAATATTAATTAA